One Amycolatopsis sp. NBC_00355 genomic window carries:
- a CDS encoding DNA polymerase III subunit beta, producing the protein MDVTAPAHRLSAAVSAASRLLPARAALRLRADASGLTVAGSDPDLAVRFDCPATTHTDGEVAVPAAPLAETLKMLGAAPVRLVVEGSRLALRLDQARFALPLLASPAASPAFVSPQVSEVDGPAFASALRIVAGTAAKDDPLPLFTGVRVQAADGRLTLTASDRYRMAVARLPLRSPGSLDVLVPAALLTEAARQARGVVGLHTGPGRFGVSWAGGLVGTAVLDAGFLSEEAIPSGAVDTKVTLDANTLAAAVRRVGVYAEDRRVLTLEVGDAQVRLASARQDAGEAEETLKADVSGGRTSPSFQARYLLDALSAFAGERVELSIQPGMRACILRAAEVVEGEVELTYYLMPMLAR; encoded by the coding sequence ATGGACGTCACCGCGCCTGCCCACCGCCTCTCGGCGGCCGTCTCCGCCGCCTCCCGCCTGCTGCCCGCGCGCGCCGCGTTGAGGCTGCGGGCGGACGCGTCCGGGCTGACGGTCGCGGGCAGCGACCCGGACCTCGCCGTCCGGTTCGACTGCCCGGCGACCACCCACACCGACGGCGAGGTGGCCGTGCCCGCAGCCCCGCTGGCCGAGACGTTGAAGATGCTCGGCGCGGCGCCGGTCCGCCTGGTCGTCGAAGGCAGCCGGCTGGCGTTGCGGCTGGACCAGGCGCGGTTCGCGTTGCCGTTGCTCGCTTCTCCGGCCGCTTCTCCGGCTTTTGTTTCACCTCAAGTGTCCGAAGTGGACGGACCGGCGTTCGCGTCGGCCCTGCGGATCGTCGCCGGCACGGCGGCCAAGGACGATCCGCTGCCGTTGTTCACCGGCGTCCGCGTCCAGGCCGCCGACGGCCGGCTGACGCTGACGGCGTCGGACCGCTACCGGATGGCGGTGGCCCGCTTGCCGCTGCGGTCGCCGGGTTCGCTGGATGTCCTGGTACCTGCGGCCTTGCTGACGGAGGCGGCGCGGCAGGCGCGCGGTGTCGTCGGCCTCCACACCGGACCGGGCCGGTTCGGTGTGAGCTGGGCAGGCGGGTTGGTGGGCACAGCGGTCCTCGACGCGGGTTTCCTGTCGGAGGAGGCAATCCCGTCAGGCGCGGTCGACACCAAGGTGACGTTGGACGCGAACACCCTCGCGGCGGCGGTCCGCCGGGTCGGCGTGTACGCGGAGGACCGCCGGGTGCTGACTTTGGAGGTCGGTGACGCGCAGGTCCGCCTGGCGAGTGCGCGCCAGGACGCGGGCGAGGCGGAGGAAACACTGAAGGCGGACGTCAGCGGCGGCCGGACGTCGCCGTCGTTCCAGGCTCGATATCTGCTGGACGCGTTGAGCGCATTCGCCGGAGAGCGGGTGGAGCTGTCGATCCAGCCGGGCATGCGAGCGTGCATCCTCCGGGCGGCCGAGGTCGTCGAGGGGGAGGTGGAGCTGACGTACTACCTGATGCCGATGCTGGCCCGCTGA
- a CDS encoding Crp/Fnr family transcriptional regulator, with product MDETLARAGIFQGVEPAAAEALAQTLESVEFPRGHVIFNEGEPGDKLYIIQSGKVKIGRKSPDGRENLLGIFGPSDMFGELSIFDPGPRTSSATTVTEVRAVTMDRPALRQWISTRPEIAEQLLRVVARRLRRTNNMVAELIFTDVPGRVARALLQLAQRFGSQEAGLLRVTHDLTQEEIAQYVGASRETVNKALADFAHRGWLRLEGKSVLILDPERLARRAR from the coding sequence GTGGACGAAACCCTGGCCCGTGCGGGCATTTTCCAGGGTGTGGAGCCGGCAGCGGCGGAGGCGCTGGCCCAGACCTTGGAATCCGTGGAGTTCCCCCGCGGCCATGTCATCTTCAACGAGGGTGAACCCGGCGACAAGCTCTACATCATCCAGTCCGGCAAGGTGAAGATCGGCCGCAAGTCCCCGGACGGCCGCGAGAACCTGCTGGGCATCTTCGGCCCGTCCGACATGTTCGGCGAGCTGTCGATCTTCGACCCCGGCCCCCGGACGTCGAGCGCGACCACGGTCACCGAGGTCCGCGCGGTCACGATGGACCGCCCGGCGCTGCGGCAGTGGATCTCGACCCGCCCGGAGATCGCCGAGCAGCTGCTGCGCGTGGTCGCGCGCCGCCTGCGCCGGACGAACAACATGGTCGCGGAACTGATCTTCACCGACGTCCCGGGCCGCGTGGCGCGCGCGCTGCTGCAGCTCGCGCAGCGGTTCGGCAGCCAGGAGGCGGGCCTGCTGCGGGTCACGCACGACCTGACGCAGGAAGAGATCGCCCAGTACGTCGGCGCCTCCCGCGAGACCGTGAACAAGGCCCTGGCCGACTTCGCGCACCGCGGCTGGCTGCGACTGGAAGGCAAGAGCGTCCTGATCCTGGACCCGGAGCGCCTGGCCCGCCGCGCCCGCTGA
- a CDS encoding VOC family protein: MNIDHTVFLTRNYEKTWQRYEELGFTLSPPSRHFASRSEGGELRPSCTANRCAYFGGSFLELIGIVDEAAGDPWRVLPILDDRGDGLHGVSFGCDDSEAAERRLREAGLSTSGVLSLQRDVELPEGTRTARFRSVHISRDKTPEGILHTAEHLTPEYVHQTRYLDHPNGARRVAGILLVVADDEVEAYRTRYDVTTGGEQLVDIVGASDLDVVLPGETAPRLPYFAAHGVAVDDLEKARNLVGQHVPTTTRDRGFFVRAEDAYGAAVFFEEEA, encoded by the coding sequence ATGAACATCGACCACACCGTCTTCCTCACCCGGAACTACGAGAAAACCTGGCAGCGCTACGAAGAACTCGGCTTCACGCTCAGCCCGCCGTCACGGCACTTCGCGTCCCGCAGCGAAGGCGGCGAACTGCGGCCGAGCTGCACGGCGAACCGGTGCGCCTACTTCGGCGGCTCCTTCCTCGAACTGATCGGCATCGTCGACGAGGCCGCCGGCGACCCGTGGCGCGTGCTGCCGATCCTGGACGACCGCGGCGACGGCCTCCACGGCGTCTCCTTCGGCTGCGACGACTCCGAAGCAGCCGAACGCCGGCTGCGCGAAGCCGGGCTCTCGACGTCCGGTGTGCTCTCGCTGCAGCGCGACGTCGAACTGCCGGAAGGCACACGCACCGCGCGGTTCCGCAGTGTCCACATCAGCCGGGACAAGACGCCCGAAGGCATCCTGCACACCGCCGAGCACCTCACTCCGGAGTACGTCCACCAGACGCGCTACCTCGATCACCCGAACGGCGCCCGCCGGGTCGCCGGGATCCTGCTGGTCGTGGCCGACGACGAGGTCGAGGCCTACCGCACGCGCTACGACGTGACCACCGGCGGCGAGCAGCTTGTCGACATCGTCGGCGCGAGCGACCTCGACGTCGTCCTGCCCGGTGAGACGGCTCCGCGGTTGCCGTACTTTGCGGCGCACGGGGTCGCGGTGGACGATCTGGAGAAGGCGCGGAACCTGGTCGGGCAGCACGTCCCGACCACCACCCGCGACCGCGGGTTCTTCGTCCGCGCCGAGGACGCGTACGGCGCCGCCGTTTTCTTCGAAGAGGAGGCCTGA
- a CDS encoding MFS transporter, with translation MRTALTARSPRSLREAWVALAGLSAVFLFEMLDNSILNVALPTIGRELHASTTSLQWVTGAYSVVFGGLMLAFGALADRYGRRRIMLIGLVLLGLASLATAFVGNAEQLIAVRVLMGIAAAMTTPGSMALAFRLFEEDGLRVRATTLISTVGLVGLAIGPTTGGLVLAIAPWQVLLLVNVPIAALAIIGVRAGIAADDPADLHRDPLDVLGAVLGTATIVLALVAPTLFVNEGTGSWVPWTVTAAAVAGVISFVVRERTARFPLLDLKLVARPLVSSGLAFKSAAGLATAGLGYLVTLQLQLDWGWPPALAAIGLLPQVVVLVAGGPFVGPFVEKVGLERAAWLSATAVVCGLAFYALLGRLGYVWVALALALVAAGLRVVGVVAGVNVLRGLPENRTTIGAALIDTASEVTTGAGIAAAGTILAALFTGSIATSNWTARQSGEFETAVTIAALVLTAAAAALVGWGFARSRRATT, from the coding sequence ATGCGCACCGCACTGACAGCCCGCTCGCCGCGGTCGTTGCGGGAAGCCTGGGTGGCCCTGGCCGGGCTGTCCGCGGTCTTCCTCTTCGAGATGCTGGACAACTCGATCCTGAACGTCGCACTGCCCACGATCGGCCGCGAACTGCACGCGTCGACGACCTCCCTGCAGTGGGTGACCGGCGCGTACTCGGTCGTCTTCGGCGGGCTGATGCTGGCCTTCGGCGCGCTCGCCGACCGGTACGGCCGGCGGCGGATCATGCTCATCGGGCTGGTCCTGCTCGGCCTCGCGAGCCTGGCGACCGCCTTCGTCGGCAACGCGGAACAGCTGATCGCCGTCCGGGTGCTGATGGGGATCGCGGCCGCGATGACGACGCCGGGCTCGATGGCGCTGGCCTTCCGGCTGTTCGAGGAGGACGGCCTGCGCGTCCGGGCGACCACGCTCATCTCGACCGTGGGCCTGGTCGGGCTCGCGATCGGCCCGACCACGGGTGGTCTCGTGCTCGCGATCGCGCCCTGGCAGGTCCTGCTCCTGGTGAACGTGCCGATCGCCGCGCTCGCGATCATCGGCGTGCGGGCCGGCATCGCCGCGGACGACCCCGCTGACCTCCACCGCGACCCATTGGACGTCCTCGGAGCGGTGCTGGGCACGGCGACGATCGTACTCGCGCTCGTCGCGCCGACTCTGTTCGTGAACGAAGGCACCGGATCGTGGGTGCCGTGGACGGTCACCGCCGCGGCCGTCGCCGGGGTGATCTCGTTCGTCGTCCGCGAGCGCACGGCCCGGTTCCCGCTGCTCGACCTGAAGCTCGTCGCCCGCCCGCTGGTGTCCAGCGGCCTGGCGTTCAAGTCCGCGGCCGGGCTGGCGACCGCCGGCCTCGGCTACCTGGTGACGCTGCAGCTGCAGCTCGACTGGGGCTGGCCGCCCGCGCTCGCGGCGATCGGGCTGCTGCCGCAGGTCGTCGTGCTCGTCGCGGGCGGCCCGTTCGTCGGCCCGTTCGTGGAGAAGGTCGGTCTCGAGCGGGCCGCATGGCTCAGCGCCACGGCGGTCGTGTGCGGGCTCGCGTTCTACGCGCTGCTCGGCCGGCTCGGCTACGTCTGGGTCGCGCTCGCCCTGGCGCTCGTGGCCGCCGGGCTGCGCGTGGTCGGCGTCGTCGCGGGGGTCAACGTCCTCCGCGGCCTGCCGGAGAACCGCACGACGATCGGCGCGGCCCTCATCGACACCGCGTCCGAGGTCACCACGGGCGCCGGCATCGCCGCCGCGGGCACCATCCTCGCGGCGCTGTTCACCGGCAGCATCGCCACGTCGAACTGGACCGCTCGGCAGAGCGGCGAGTTCGAAACGGCGGTCACGATCGCGGCCCTGGTGCTGACGGCGGCGGCCGCGGCACTGGTCGGCTGGGGTTTCGCCAGGTCGCGACGCGCCACGACCTAG
- a CDS encoding TlpA family protein disulfide reductase yields the protein MTTVTKWALAAAVLVVALIVALLPRGGSDTAAKPSADLAPARSAAALRPCPPASPAAPVEQLDGVRADCLGDGTSVDVGKALAGAPVLVNVWASWCEPCKTELPVLQDYAKQAGAVRVLGVQVQSPAEDGLNLLARLGVHLPSVFDGDGRSGPVRTALKVPSALPASYLVTAAGAVRFIANPRTFRNTDEVRVAVEGAS from the coding sequence GTGACGACCGTCACCAAATGGGCGCTGGCCGCCGCCGTGCTGGTGGTGGCGCTGATCGTCGCGCTGCTGCCGCGCGGGGGTTCGGACACCGCGGCGAAGCCGTCGGCCGACCTCGCGCCCGCGCGGTCGGCGGCGGCGCTGCGGCCGTGCCCGCCGGCGAGCCCGGCCGCGCCCGTGGAACAGCTCGACGGCGTCCGCGCCGACTGCCTGGGTGACGGCACGAGCGTCGACGTCGGCAAGGCCCTCGCCGGGGCTCCGGTGCTGGTCAACGTGTGGGCGTCGTGGTGCGAGCCGTGCAAGACCGAGCTGCCCGTCCTCCAGGACTACGCGAAGCAGGCCGGCGCCGTGCGGGTCCTCGGTGTCCAGGTCCAGAGTCCGGCGGAGGACGGCTTGAACCTGCTGGCCCGGCTGGGCGTGCACCTACCGTCGGTGTTCGACGGCGACGGGCGGAGCGGGCCGGTCCGGACCGCGCTGAAGGTGCCCTCGGCGTTGCCGGCGTCCTACCTGGTCACCGCCGCGGGCGCGGTGCGGTTCATCGCGAATCCCCGGACCTTCCGGAACACTGACGAGGTGCGCGTGGCAGTCGAGGGGGCATCGTGA
- a CDS encoding NUDIX hydrolase: MIGPLVEPESVPEWLRPLVKVSGEVDSKTFTRFSPPDGAYTRSAAVLILFGEREADGEPDVLLQRRADTLGSHAGQVAFPGGGAEDGDGGPVGTALREAEEETGVVPSGIRPVAILPELFVPVSAFAVTPVLAYWAEPSPVHAVDPGETASVARVPVADLVDPANRFTVKKAGAPWKGPAFEVSGLFVWGFTAGLLSVLLGLGGWEREWDSGDVRDLDAALAAYQARVAASHRGSAPGRGLRHPEPPQSGMSEE, encoded by the coding sequence GTGATCGGACCGCTGGTCGAGCCGGAGTCGGTCCCGGAGTGGCTCCGGCCGCTGGTCAAGGTCAGCGGCGAGGTCGATTCGAAGACGTTCACCCGGTTCAGCCCGCCCGACGGCGCCTACACGCGGTCCGCCGCGGTGCTCATCCTCTTCGGCGAGCGTGAGGCCGACGGCGAGCCCGACGTCCTGCTGCAGCGGCGCGCCGACACGCTCGGCTCGCACGCCGGCCAGGTCGCCTTCCCGGGCGGTGGCGCCGAGGACGGTGACGGCGGCCCGGTCGGCACGGCGCTGCGTGAGGCCGAGGAGGAGACCGGGGTCGTCCCGTCGGGCATCCGGCCCGTCGCGATCCTGCCCGAGCTGTTCGTCCCGGTGTCGGCGTTCGCCGTGACGCCGGTGCTGGCGTACTGGGCCGAGCCGTCGCCGGTGCACGCGGTCGACCCGGGTGAGACGGCGTCCGTGGCGCGCGTCCCGGTGGCCGACCTCGTCGACCCGGCCAACCGGTTCACCGTGAAGAAGGCCGGCGCGCCGTGGAAGGGTCCGGCCTTCGAGGTTTCGGGCCTGTTCGTGTGGGGGTTCACCGCCGGGTTGCTGTCCGTGTTGCTCGGCCTGGGAGGCTGGGAGCGCGAATGGGACTCGGGCGACGTCCGGGACCTCGACGCGGCGCTGGCCGCGTATCAGGCGCGAGTAGCAGCGTCTCACCGGGGCTCCGCCCCGGGCCGGGGGCTCCGCCACCCGGAACCCCCCCAAAGCGGGATGAGCGAGGAGTGA
- the nth gene encoding endonuclease III: MKRCLDDVYPDAHCELDFTTPLELLVAVVLSAQTTDVRVNLVTPALFKRYRTAADYAGADRPELEEYLRSTGFYRAKANSVMGLGAALVERFDGEVPGKLADLVTLPGVGRKTANVVLGNAFDVPGITVDTHFGRLVRRWGWTAEEDPVKVEHVVGELIPRKEWTMLSHRVIFHGRRVCHAKKPACGACPLAKDCPSYGTGPTGFEEAAKLVKGVEKDHILALAAPR; this comes from the coding sequence ATGAAGCGTTGCCTCGACGACGTGTATCCGGACGCCCACTGCGAGCTCGACTTCACCACACCACTGGAACTGCTGGTCGCGGTCGTGTTGTCCGCCCAGACCACCGACGTCCGGGTGAACCTCGTCACGCCCGCGCTGTTCAAGCGCTACCGGACCGCCGCCGACTACGCCGGCGCCGATCGCCCTGAACTGGAGGAATACCTGCGTTCGACCGGCTTCTACCGGGCGAAGGCGAACTCCGTGATGGGGCTCGGCGCCGCGCTGGTCGAGCGCTTCGACGGCGAGGTGCCCGGCAAGCTCGCCGATCTCGTCACCCTCCCCGGCGTCGGCCGCAAGACCGCCAACGTCGTGCTCGGGAACGCCTTCGACGTGCCGGGGATCACCGTCGACACCCACTTCGGCCGGCTGGTCCGGCGCTGGGGCTGGACGGCGGAGGAGGACCCGGTCAAGGTCGAGCACGTCGTCGGCGAGCTGATCCCCCGCAAGGAGTGGACGATGCTGTCCCACCGGGTGATCTTCCACGGCCGCCGCGTCTGCCACGCCAAGAAGCCGGCGTGCGGCGCGTGCCCGCTCGCCAAGGACTGCCCGTCGTACGGCACCGGCCCGACCGGGTTCGAGGAAGCCGCGAAGCTGGTCAAAGGCGTCGAAAAGGACCACATCCTGGCGCTGGCGGCGCCCCGGTGA
- a CDS encoding MFS transporter: MSQSVSNHESRTSLADYRTALTTRAARRPALASVLARLPIAMIGISALLYVQRETGSFAAAGLVSAGSLAGVSVGAVIQGRLIDRFGPTRPLLTVAVLLALMMTTLVTAIEAHAPTAVLVALGAATGLAEPMVGSASRALWTRLLPPGGARNAAFSYEAISMEVFFILGPGVAGLLVLAPWAGTGLVLGVALQFTGAVLFALSPAVRAWGPAPASRGSLLGALSSPGMRTLALAALGFGIVIGFVEVAVPASATEAGHASVGGLLLSAWSLSSVAFGVLYSLSPWPRRLGVRLPVLLGGFGALVALLAWPSSLWGLALAMLVAGALITPQSTAHSAAIEVVAPEGTAAEAFGWVLTAVTLGLAIGQSVSGYVVEHAGPSTAFLTASVAGLVLAGVVWLLRGTVRPVRTGAAEQTELVGVGR, translated from the coding sequence GTGTCCCAGTCTGTCTCGAACCACGAAAGCCGGACGTCCCTCGCCGACTACCGCACCGCGCTGACGACCCGCGCGGCCCGGCGGCCCGCCCTCGCGTCCGTGCTCGCCCGCCTGCCGATCGCGATGATCGGCATCTCGGCCCTGCTCTACGTCCAGCGCGAAACCGGTTCGTTCGCCGCCGCCGGGCTCGTCTCGGCCGGCTCGCTCGCCGGCGTCTCGGTGGGCGCGGTGATCCAGGGCAGGCTGATCGACCGGTTCGGGCCGACAAGGCCACTGCTCACCGTCGCCGTCCTCCTGGCGCTGATGATGACCACCCTCGTCACCGCGATCGAAGCGCACGCGCCGACCGCCGTGCTGGTCGCGCTGGGCGCGGCCACCGGGCTGGCGGAACCGATGGTCGGGTCGGCGTCGCGGGCGCTGTGGACGCGGCTGCTGCCCCCGGGCGGCGCGCGCAACGCGGCGTTCTCGTACGAGGCGATCAGCATGGAGGTCTTCTTCATCCTCGGTCCCGGCGTGGCCGGGCTGCTGGTCCTGGCGCCGTGGGCGGGTACCGGCCTGGTGCTGGGCGTCGCCCTGCAGTTCACCGGCGCCGTGCTGTTCGCGCTGAGCCCGGCCGTCCGGGCCTGGGGCCCGGCGCCCGCTTCGCGCGGCTCGCTGCTGGGCGCGCTCTCGAGCCCCGGCATGCGGACGCTCGCGCTGGCCGCGCTCGGCTTCGGCATCGTGATCGGCTTCGTCGAGGTCGCCGTGCCGGCGTCGGCCACCGAAGCCGGGCACGCCTCGGTGGGTGGCCTGCTGCTCTCGGCGTGGTCGCTGAGCTCGGTCGCGTTCGGCGTCCTGTACAGCCTGTCACCGTGGCCGCGCCGGCTCGGCGTCCGGCTGCCGGTGCTGCTGGGCGGCTTCGGCGCGCTGGTGGCGCTGCTCGCGTGGCCGTCGTCGTTGTGGGGCCTGGCGCTGGCGATGCTGGTGGCCGGGGCGTTGATCACCCCGCAGTCGACGGCCCACTCCGCGGCGATCGAGGTGGTCGCGCCCGAGGGCACGGCCGCCGAGGCGTTCGGCTGGGTCCTGACGGCGGTGACGCTGGGGCTGGCCATCGGCCAGTCGGTGAGCGGTTACGTCGTCGAGCACGCGGGCCCGAGCACGGCTTTCCTGACGGCGAGCGTCGCCGGGCTGGTGCTGGCGGGGGTGGTCTGGCTGCTGCGCGGCACCGTCCGGCCGGTGCGAACGGGTGCGGCCGAGCAGACCGAGCTGGTCGGGGTGGGTCGCTAG
- a CDS encoding TetR/AcrR family transcriptional regulator: MPRTSERGGPQTRAKIAAVAAQLFLERGYDTVTVAEIAKVAGVSSVTVFNHFPRKEDLFLDRADDAVEFLRAAVRDRAPGVDVLTSLRDTAFRLFDDRHPLSGVNDHSIPFFRTVAGSPALIARAREIAAELQGVLAEELGDGGTLLAAFFIAGYAAVLTETARRLVAGESPDVVADDHRVRLERLFDALRDGVVFVGGAR; this comes from the coding sequence ATGCCCAGGACGAGTGAACGTGGCGGGCCGCAGACGCGCGCGAAGATCGCGGCCGTCGCGGCTCAGCTGTTCCTCGAGCGCGGGTACGACACGGTCACGGTCGCCGAGATCGCGAAGGTGGCCGGCGTCTCGAGCGTGACGGTCTTCAACCACTTCCCGCGCAAGGAGGACCTCTTCCTGGACCGCGCGGACGACGCCGTCGAGTTCCTGCGCGCGGCGGTGCGCGACCGCGCCCCGGGCGTCGACGTGCTGACGTCCCTGCGCGACACGGCTTTCCGGCTCTTCGACGACCGCCACCCGCTCTCCGGCGTCAACGACCACTCGATCCCGTTCTTCCGGACCGTCGCGGGCTCGCCGGCGCTGATCGCGCGCGCCCGGGAGATCGCCGCCGAGCTCCAAGGAGTCCTGGCCGAAGAACTCGGCGACGGCGGGACGTTGCTCGCCGCCTTCTTCATCGCCGGGTACGCCGCGGTGCTGACGGAGACCGCGCGTCGTCTCGTCGCCGGAGAATCGCCGGACGTCGTGGCGGACGACCACCGCGTCCGGCTGGAGCGGTTGTTCGACGCCCTCCGCGACGGCGTCGTTTTTGTCGGTGGTGCCCGCTAG
- a CDS encoding MarP family serine protease → MNWVDVLVLLLAVLAAVSGAYQGVIIALPSLVGVVLGAVVGIKIAPVVVSFFDDQVWKVAFAVATVVFMIALGEALGVYVGRRLRQKINPDKLSGIDKTLGAVVQAAVVFVVAWLVATPLTTVSAVPWLPKAINNSVVLGKVNDAMPEAAQGLPSQLRKLLDASGFPSITDPFEKAPTADTSPPDPALQSSGVVQQLHGSIVKIRGTASSCSRSLEGSGFVISPQRVMTNAHVVAGTDTVGIETTQGDYPARVVYFDPEVDIAVLAVPRLSAPPLQFASETARASDSAVVLGYPLDGPYRATPARVRGRINLRGPDIYEANTVQRDVFTVRAEIRSGNSGGPMVTPDGRVIGVVFGAAVEDPETGFTLTAEQVRAEVDAAPSQSTNVSTGSCAA, encoded by the coding sequence GTGAACTGGGTCGATGTGCTGGTCCTGCTGCTGGCCGTGCTGGCGGCGGTGTCCGGCGCATACCAGGGCGTGATCATCGCGCTGCCGTCGCTGGTCGGCGTCGTGCTCGGCGCCGTCGTGGGCATCAAGATCGCGCCCGTGGTGGTCTCGTTCTTCGACGACCAGGTGTGGAAGGTCGCCTTCGCGGTCGCGACCGTGGTGTTCATGATCGCGCTCGGCGAGGCCCTCGGGGTGTACGTCGGCCGCAGGCTGCGGCAGAAGATCAACCCGGACAAGCTCTCCGGTATCGACAAGACGCTCGGCGCGGTCGTGCAGGCCGCGGTCGTCTTCGTGGTCGCGTGGCTGGTCGCGACGCCGCTGACGACGGTGTCCGCCGTGCCCTGGCTGCCCAAGGCGATCAACAACTCGGTGGTGCTCGGCAAGGTCAACGACGCGATGCCGGAGGCCGCGCAGGGGCTGCCGAGCCAGCTGCGGAAGCTGCTCGACGCGTCCGGCTTCCCGTCGATCACGGACCCGTTCGAGAAGGCGCCCACCGCGGACACCTCACCGCCGGACCCGGCCCTGCAGAGCAGCGGCGTCGTCCAGCAGCTGCACGGCAGCATCGTCAAGATCCGCGGCACGGCCAGCTCCTGCTCGCGGTCCCTCGAAGGCAGCGGGTTCGTGATCTCGCCGCAGCGCGTGATGACGAACGCGCACGTCGTGGCCGGCACGGACACCGTCGGCATCGAGACGACGCAGGGCGACTACCCGGCGCGGGTCGTCTACTTCGACCCCGAGGTCGACATCGCGGTGCTCGCCGTGCCGCGGCTGAGCGCCCCGCCGCTGCAGTTCGCGTCGGAGACGGCCCGGGCGAGCGACAGCGCGGTCGTGCTCGGCTACCCGCTCGACGGCCCGTACCGCGCGACCCCGGCCCGCGTGCGCGGCCGGATCAACCTGCGCGGCCCGGACATCTACGAGGCCAACACGGTGCAGCGCGACGTCTTCACGGTCCGCGCGGAGATCCGCAGCGGCAACTCCGGCGGCCCGATGGTGACGCCGGACGGGCGCGTCATCGGCGTCGTGTTCGGCGCGGCGGTGGAGGACCCGGAAACCGGCTTCACGCTGACGGCCGAGCAGGTCCGCGCCGAGGTCGACGCGGCACCGTCCCAGTCGACGAACGTGTCGACCGGCTCCTGCGCCGCCTAA
- a CDS encoding Lrp/AsnC family transcriptional regulator — MDSDLLDELGRRLAHALQLDGRASFSTIAAVLGVSDQTIARRYRKLRSSGVLRVVGVPEAAPLGQVHWLVRLRCVPDAAAPIAAALARRADTQWVSLMSGGTEIVCFIRAPQREEADGLLLGQLPRTPRVISMTAYRLLRRFAGGPAGWPGRSSALPEPAVVSLRRLPLGIPYRPEPEDPALLAALAHDGRTDMSTLSSAVGRSESTTRRRLEHLRDAGALYFDVEMDAARLGYPLTATLWLTVAPSALSSAGRALASHPQVAFAAATTGPSNLVVNVGCRDDAALYEYLADDLGGLSGVQQVETAPMIRTLKRFGTLDPV; from the coding sequence ATGGATTCCGACCTCTTGGACGAGCTGGGTCGCCGGCTGGCGCACGCGCTCCAGCTCGACGGGCGGGCGTCGTTCAGCACGATCGCCGCGGTGCTCGGCGTCTCGGACCAGACGATCGCGCGCCGCTACCGCAAGCTGCGGTCGTCCGGGGTGCTGCGCGTGGTCGGTGTCCCGGAGGCGGCTCCGCTGGGCCAGGTGCACTGGCTGGTGCGCCTGAGGTGCGTCCCGGACGCGGCGGCCCCGATCGCGGCGGCACTGGCCCGGCGCGCGGACACGCAGTGGGTGAGCCTGATGTCCGGCGGGACGGAGATCGTGTGCTTCATCCGCGCCCCGCAACGGGAGGAAGCGGACGGCCTCCTCCTGGGCCAGCTCCCGCGGACGCCGCGAGTGATCTCGATGACGGCGTACCGGCTGCTACGCCGCTTCGCGGGTGGCCCGGCAGGCTGGCCGGGCCGGTCGAGCGCGTTGCCGGAGCCGGCGGTGGTGTCGCTACGCCGTCTCCCTCTCGGGATTCCCTATCGCCCGGAGCCGGAGGACCCGGCCCTGCTGGCGGCCCTGGCCCACGACGGTCGCACCGACATGTCGACACTTTCCAGTGCCGTGGGTCGCTCGGAGTCGACGACCCGCCGACGCCTGGAGCACCTGCGTGACGCGGGAGCGCTGTACTTCGACGTCGAGATGGACGCAGCCCGCCTCGGCTACCCGTTGACGGCGACGCTCTGGCTCACTGTCGCCCCCTCGGCCCTGTCGTCAGCGGGCCGCGCGCTGGCGAGCCACCCTCAGGTCGCCTTCGCCGCGGCGACCACGGGCCCGTCGAACCTGGTGGTGAACGTGGGCTGCCGCGACGACGCGGCCCTGTACGAGTATCTGGCCGACGACCTGGGTGGACTGTCCGGAGTCCAGCAGGTGGAGACGGCCCCGATGATCCGCACCCTGAAACGCTTCGGCACCCTGGACCCGGTGTAG